From the genome of Tindallia californiensis, one region includes:
- the mbhE gene encoding hydrogen gas-evolving membrane-bound hydrogenase subunit E has protein sequence MKKLIMFTALGGLLILMISSYMQMPPMGNIENPSYNQVAEYYLKEAVEDTHSPNVVADIIMDYRSLDTLGEATVLFTSIAAVLTVLVGKDPKPEEEDVHHG, from the coding sequence ATGAAAAAACTGATTATGTTTACAGCTCTTGGAGGCCTGTTGATTTTAATGATATCCAGCTATATGCAGATGCCACCAATGGGAAATATTGAAAATCCGTCCTACAATCAAGTGGCCGAATATTACCTAAAGGAAGCAGTAGAAGATACTCATTCGCCGAATGTTGTGGCGGATATTATCATGGACTATCGATCCTTGGATACCCTTGGAGAAGCAACGGTTCTTTTTACATCAATAGCGGCGGTATTGACTGTACTGGTGGGGAAGGATCCAAAACCGGAAGAGGAGGATGTTCATCATGGATGA
- a CDS encoding hydrogenase subunit MbhD domain-containing protein, which yields MQLLNVILIIFLIACAIAVEKTRDLLSAVIIFASYSLIMAVLWLFLRSPDVAMTEAAIGAGVTTIMFIAVISRTRRMEK from the coding sequence ATGCAACTTTTAAACGTGATATTAATTATTTTTTTAATTGCCTGTGCGATTGCGGTTGAAAAAACGAGAGACTTATTAAGTGCTGTCATTATTTTTGCATCATATAGCTTAATAATGGCTGTTCTATGGCTTTTTCTGAGATCGCCGGATGTAGCCATGACAGAAGCAGCCATTGGCGCTGGCGTTACAACAATTATGTTTATCGCCGTTATCAGCAGAACCAGGAGGATGGAAAAATGA
- the mnhG gene encoding monovalent cation/H(+) antiporter subunit G has protein sequence MILNGLIIIFLAGGCFFFMVGTVGLIRMPEAFSRMHATTKCDTLGAGLVLVALMLYTGIQIITVKLFIILVFIWITNPTAAHIISKAAYNTDPEIPKSHKTIKKG, from the coding sequence ATGATACTAAACGGACTAATTATCATATTTTTAGCAGGTGGATGCTTTTTTTTCATGGTAGGAACCGTAGGCTTAATACGTATGCCGGAAGCATTTTCCAGAATGCACGCAACAACAAAATGCGATACATTGGGAGCGGGCTTGGTGCTGGTTGCATTAATGCTCTATACTGGAATACAGATCATTACCGTGAAATTATTTATTATTCTGGTGTTTATTTGGATTACCAACCCGACCGCCGCCCATATTATCTCAAAAGCTGCTTATAATACAGATCCCGAAATTCCTAAGTCGCATAAAACGATAAAGAAAGGGTGA
- a CDS encoding monovalent cation/H+ antiporter complex subunit F → MLMYAFIATSVFLALMTFFCLYRAYVGPTAVDRVVAINVITTKVAMLIVLMSIMIGQESFVDVALIYAMMGFIATICVSKYIEKGKLG, encoded by the coding sequence ATGTTAATGTATGCGTTTATAGCGACATCTGTTTTTTTGGCACTGATGACTTTTTTTTGCTTATACAGAGCATATGTTGGTCCAACAGCAGTAGACCGGGTCGTAGCTATCAATGTCATCACCACAAAAGTGGCGATGTTAATTGTGCTGATGTCTATTATGATTGGCCAGGAGTCGTTTGTTGACGTCGCTTTAATTTATGCAATGATGGGCTTTATTGCGACTATATGTGTATCTAAATACATAGAAAAAGGCAAACTGGGGTAA
- a CDS encoding Na+/H+ antiporter subunit E: MSKDKEKSKIKKYLIPTVLLFMFWMILSPGFGAQTIFMGILLSILVVVYSKDILFSAKEMPLYQGKHFVNMLRFIGVLIIEIFKANIEVAKIVLDPKLPIEPHFIKVPMMLENDMNKVIYGNSVTLTPGTLTVDIVEDGFIIHALTKEAAEAMEGSFIETWMAKQEDKKC; this comes from the coding sequence ATGTCAAAGGATAAGGAAAAGAGTAAAATAAAAAAATATTTAATTCCTACAGTACTTCTTTTTATGTTTTGGATGATTCTTTCGCCTGGTTTTGGAGCGCAAACTATTTTTATGGGCATCCTTCTAAGCATTCTGGTGGTAGTCTATTCAAAGGATATTCTTTTTTCAGCAAAAGAAATGCCCTTATATCAAGGGAAACACTTTGTTAATATGCTCCGGTTTATTGGTGTTTTAATTATTGAAATATTTAAGGCTAATATAGAAGTCGCTAAGATTGTGCTGGATCCAAAACTTCCAATAGAGCCACACTTTATTAAAGTCCCCATGATGTTAGAAAATGACATGAATAAGGTGATCTATGGAAATTCTGTCACACTTACACCAGGCACCCTAACTGTTGATATTGTTGAAGACGGATTTATTATTCATGCATTAACGAAAGAAGCTGCCGAGGCAATGGAAGGAAGTTTTATTGAAACATGGATGGCGAAACAGGAGGATAAAAAATGTTAA
- a CDS encoding CBS domain-containing protein: MTTNHVVEPMQDELKAKDIMVKDVMTVTEDQTVDQVIQLLMDHNISGLPVVDEDNHVVGIVTEGDLIYRSKKLEIPRYFTILDSYIFFDNTKKVEDQIRKMVGYRVKEIMTKEVIAVDIEDTVEDIATTMTRKNINRVPVTKEGKLVGIVTRRDIIRAYASG, from the coding sequence ATGACCACCAACCATGTGGTTGAACCAATGCAAGATGAGTTAAAAGCAAAAGATATTATGGTTAAAGATGTAATGACAGTGACTGAAGATCAAACCGTTGATCAGGTAATTCAGTTGTTGATGGATCACAATATAAGTGGATTACCGGTAGTGGATGAAGATAATCATGTAGTAGGTATTGTAACAGAAGGGGACCTTATTTACAGGAGTAAAAAATTGGAAATACCAAGGTATTTTACCATTTTAGATAGCTATATTTTTTTTGACAACACAAAAAAAGTAGAAGATCAGATCCGGAAAATGGTAGGCTATCGCGTAAAAGAAATAATGACAAAAGAAGTAATAGCGGTGGACATTGAAGACACAGTAGAAGATATCGCAACAACCATGACAAGGAAAAACATTAACCGGGTACCGGTGACGAAAGAAGGAAAATTGGTGGGCATTGTTACAAGAAGAGACATTATCCGCGCTTATGCCAGTGGGTAG
- the dcd gene encoding dCTP deaminase, with product MILSGREIKHRLGKDIFIEPFDEKQLNPNSYNLKLHNELLTYDSGMLDMKKPNATRKLSIPEEGLVLEPQRLYLGRIKEYTKTFDLVPMLEGRSSIGRLGLFIHITAGFGDVGFCGYWTLEIFCIHPIRIYPNVEICQIYYHTIEGDYDSYESGKYQLNKGIQASKLYEDFK from the coding sequence ATGATTCTTTCTGGACGAGAAATAAAACACAGGTTGGGAAAAGATATTTTTATTGAACCCTTTGATGAAAAACAGTTGAACCCCAATAGTTACAACTTGAAACTACATAATGAATTATTGACATACGACTCAGGCATGCTTGATATGAAAAAACCGAACGCTACCCGAAAACTTTCTATACCAGAAGAGGGTTTGGTACTAGAACCGCAACGCCTTTATCTGGGAAGAATAAAAGAATACACAAAAACCTTTGATCTTGTGCCGATGTTAGAAGGTCGATCATCCATTGGAAGGCTAGGCCTTTTTATTCATATAACCGCTGGATTTGGAGATGTTGGGTTTTGTGGGTATTGGACATTGGAAATATTTTGTATCCACCCGATTCGCATTTATCCCAATGTGGAAATATGCCAGATCTACTACCACACGATAGAAGGTGATTACGACTCTTATGAAAGTGGTAAGTATCAATTGAATAAAGGTATTCAGGCAAGTAAGCTTTATGAAGACTTCAAATAA
- the addA gene encoding helicase-exonuclease AddAB subunit AddA, producing MPKWTKEQDQAIKERNCNLLVSAAAGSGKTAVLVQRILDLVIHDGVDIDRMLIVTFTNAAASEMKERIARKMLEASGEYPEKREEIRRQLALLNRAYIMTMHSFCLKVLRSHFHLGGLDPSFRVGKETEVTLLKQEAMNKTLESFYQEANPTYYRLIESFCDMKNDLWLEAGLLKLHSFIQSQPEPLEWLHNQVESFDIDKETMMKKKWIESLFDILMLRLDGMINQIEMALYVSEEPGGPEVYAELLHEEVQKLEEVKALCKARNENAFELVKSFGFKRLPAAKEVDEDKKVAVQKMRDLVKKDFKALQEQWFFREPEEWAADIKMMKEPMRVLRDLVEAFHHSFRVLKSKKNIVDFNDLEHMTLKILKNQEAADYYKNQFQYIFIDEYQDSNRVQEAITDRIKRKDNLFMVGDVKQSIYRFRLAEPGLFMEKQRSFVNKRGAINKRIDLNRNFRSGKEIIDGVNYLFERLMTPFLGEMEYTEEVKLLSGDVIPVTKEAQPVELHILDKKKMKREEDSLLKDWTDQELEAKMTAGKIQDLLKTTIYDAQIKKQRKVQYRDIVILMRSTRRYLQIYEDILMEEGIPVFGDSAEGFFETVEVQVFINLLKLIDNIRQDIALISVLRSPVGGFTSEELSKIRLMDQGSPFYLCFMRMNELNHDNPLVQKVKSFLSKINHWRSCRDISLSAFIWQIMNESGYYAFVAAMPGGQQRQANLRILEKRAEEFEENQDGSIYGFLQYIDKLKRGGSGDLGVAKLISSNNDVIRIMSIHKSKGLEFPVVLLVGTGRKFNLRDAQEKLLLHKDLGLGPICAEPEKRVYRNTMLKNIIKEKIKQESLSEELRILYVAATRAQQKLVFIGSVNDPFNKWEQWANALHPYQLAKGQCFLDWIGPALAAEYSIKEERMGFCNSQWDVQLWKKEDLVLSQKKEESESVYIKNLLKKDPEKLPQKDPAYVKKRLEWVYPYQRDTVTQTKLSVSDMISHPQKDFINRGGALTPSLIKKPLFMTQERELTRAEKGTIFHYVIQQLDFKQYEEKNNMASQIDWMLQTEMISREEAEAIDTGQIEAFLESPLGKRMIKAEYLMREWPFLIQQELNGSTVMVQGIVDACFLEKNHWIIVDYKTDSIKEKDVDRWKEKYRQQIELYTEAVEQLTDNKVKEKWLFSLTLNKAIEL from the coding sequence ATGCCTAAATGGACGAAAGAACAGGATCAGGCAATCAAAGAGAGAAATTGCAACTTATTAGTATCGGCAGCAGCAGGCTCAGGGAAAACGGCAGTACTGGTACAGCGTATTTTAGATCTTGTGATTCATGATGGTGTGGATATTGATCGAATGCTGATTGTTACCTTTACAAATGCGGCTGCTTCAGAAATGAAAGAAAGAATCGCTCGGAAAATGTTAGAAGCTTCAGGGGAATATCCGGAAAAAAGAGAAGAAATCCGCAGGCAATTAGCGCTATTAAACAGAGCTTATATCATGACAATGCATTCCTTCTGTCTAAAGGTACTTCGGAGTCATTTTCATTTGGGAGGCTTGGACCCTTCTTTTCGAGTAGGCAAAGAAACCGAAGTGACCTTATTGAAACAGGAAGCTATGAATAAAACCTTAGAGAGTTTTTATCAGGAAGCTAATCCGACATACTATCGATTAATAGAAAGTTTTTGTGATATGAAAAACGATTTATGGCTGGAAGCCGGTTTATTGAAACTTCATTCCTTTATTCAAAGCCAGCCAGAGCCACTAGAATGGTTGCATAATCAAGTAGAATCGTTTGATATCGATAAAGAAACCATGATGAAAAAAAAATGGATAGAAAGTCTTTTTGACATTTTGATGCTACGCCTTGATGGGATGATCAACCAGATAGAAATGGCTCTTTATGTTTCTGAAGAACCGGGTGGTCCGGAAGTTTATGCCGAATTACTTCATGAAGAAGTGCAAAAATTAGAAGAGGTGAAAGCGTTATGTAAAGCTAGAAATGAGAATGCATTTGAGTTGGTGAAAAGCTTCGGTTTTAAAAGATTGCCGGCGGCAAAAGAAGTTGATGAGGATAAAAAAGTAGCGGTACAAAAGATGAGAGATTTGGTGAAAAAAGATTTTAAGGCCCTTCAGGAACAGTGGTTTTTTAGAGAGCCAGAAGAATGGGCAGCTGATATAAAAATGATGAAAGAGCCTATGAGGGTACTGCGGGATTTAGTAGAAGCATTTCATCATTCTTTTAGGGTGTTAAAAAGCAAAAAGAATATTGTTGATTTTAACGATTTGGAACATATGACGTTGAAAATTCTTAAAAACCAAGAAGCGGCCGATTATTATAAAAATCAATTTCAATATATTTTTATTGATGAATATCAGGACAGTAACCGGGTTCAGGAAGCCATCACAGATCGAATAAAAAGAAAAGACAACCTTTTTATGGTGGGGGATGTGAAACAGAGTATTTATCGTTTTCGATTAGCAGAGCCCGGGCTATTTATGGAAAAACAAAGATCTTTTGTAAATAAACGGGGAGCGATCAATAAGAGAATTGATCTGAACCGAAATTTTCGAAGTGGAAAAGAGATCATTGATGGTGTTAATTATCTTTTTGAGAGATTGATGACTCCTTTTTTGGGAGAAATGGAATATACGGAAGAGGTTAAACTTCTGAGTGGTGATGTCATACCTGTAACGAAAGAGGCGCAACCAGTAGAACTGCATATTCTAGACAAAAAAAAGATGAAAAGGGAAGAGGACAGCCTGTTAAAGGATTGGACAGATCAAGAACTGGAAGCAAAAATGACGGCTGGAAAAATTCAAGATCTTCTGAAAACCACGATATATGATGCACAAATAAAAAAACAAAGAAAGGTTCAATATAGAGATATTGTGATTTTAATGCGTTCTACACGGCGCTATTTGCAAATATACGAAGACATATTGATGGAAGAAGGAATTCCTGTATTCGGTGATTCAGCAGAAGGTTTTTTTGAGACGGTAGAAGTACAGGTATTCATCAATCTTTTGAAGCTTATCGACAATATAAGGCAGGATATTGCGTTGATTAGTGTTTTGAGGTCACCAGTAGGCGGCTTTACTTCAGAAGAATTATCAAAGATCAGACTGATGGATCAAGGAAGTCCGTTTTACCTTTGCTTTATGCGTATGAATGAGCTGAATCATGATAATCCGTTGGTTCAAAAAGTGAAGAGTTTTCTATCTAAAATTAACCATTGGCGCTCCTGCAGGGACATATCTCTTTCGGCGTTTATTTGGCAAATCATGAATGAGTCCGGGTATTACGCTTTTGTGGCAGCTATGCCGGGAGGACAGCAACGTCAAGCAAATCTTCGCATTCTTGAGAAGCGTGCAGAAGAATTTGAAGAAAATCAGGACGGTAGCATCTATGGATTTTTGCAATATATCGACAAATTGAAGCGTGGTGGAAGTGGTGATTTAGGCGTTGCTAAGCTGATTAGCTCTAATAACGACGTGATTCGAATCATGAGCATTCATAAGAGTAAAGGACTAGAGTTTCCTGTCGTTCTGTTAGTGGGAACTGGGCGAAAGTTCAATCTGCGTGATGCACAAGAAAAACTTCTTTTGCATAAAGATCTGGGTTTAGGTCCTATTTGTGCTGAACCAGAGAAAAGAGTTTACCGAAACACCATGCTAAAGAATATTATCAAAGAAAAAATCAAACAAGAAAGTTTATCGGAGGAACTTCGGATTTTGTATGTTGCCGCAACAAGAGCTCAGCAAAAATTGGTTTTTATTGGAAGTGTCAATGATCCATTCAACAAATGGGAACAATGGGCAAATGCATTGCACCCGTATCAACTTGCGAAGGGGCAGTGTTTTTTAGATTGGATAGGACCGGCGCTGGCAGCAGAATATAGCATAAAAGAAGAAAGAATGGGTTTTTGTAATAGTCAATGGGACGTACAATTATGGAAAAAAGAAGACTTAGTGCTAAGTCAAAAGAAAGAAGAAAGTGAATCAGTTTATATCAAAAACCTGCTAAAAAAAGATCCGGAAAAACTTCCGCAGAAAGATCCTGCTTATGTGAAAAAAAGGTTAGAATGGGTATATCCCTATCAAAGAGATACCGTCACTCAAACGAAACTTTCGGTAAGTGATATGATTAGTCATCCGCAGAAAGATTTCATAAACAGAGGAGGCGCACTAACACCATCACTAATAAAAAAACCACTTTTTATGACACAGGAAAGAGAGCTTACAAGAGCAGAAAAAGGAACAATTTTTCATTATGTTATTCAACAACTGGATTTCAAGCAATATGAAGAAAAGAATAATATGGCATCGCAGATCGATTGGATGTTGCAAACAGAAATGATAAGCCGGGAAGAAGCAGAAGCAATTGATACGGGGCAGATAGAAGCTTTTCTTGAAAGCCCTTTAGGAAAAAGAATGATAAAAGCAGAATATCTGATGCGAGAATGGCCTTTTTTGATACAACAAGAATTAAATGGATCAACCGTAATGGTACAAGGAATTGTTGATGCTTGCTTTCTAGAAAAAAACCATTGGATTATAGTAGATTATAAAACTGACTCCATAAAGGAAAAAGATGTAGACCGGTGGAAAGAAAAATATCGGCAGCAAATAGAGCTATATACAGAAGCGGTTGAACAACTAACAGACAATAAAGTGAAAGAAAAATGGTTATTTTCTCTCACTCTGAACAAAGCAATTGAATTATAA
- the addB gene encoding helicase-exonuclease AddAB subunit AddB, whose amino-acid sequence MFRIWYGTDIEEKVRIMVHAIQKKMKKDPWRKQIILVPEQYTLEMEKQYLKHSQEKGMLRVEVLSFSRLAYRVFLETGGRNRVFIDDRGLHMLVRKALREQKENLKVYPHMIGRKGFVESLVKEINECKQYEVTSEMLKQQSQLYKDKEYISGKLHDIAIIYEHVQETLEDYYLHKEDRIELFRKQFQDANQMKMADYWVEGFYSFTPNMKSALLAIGKEAYSLNILTYGGDELTNQYSVLHKQINHMKNYFSSQGIEVIKEEVSYGESYDKKAKEIKHLKECFYKLPIDAFNSEPSSIELFSASNDEKELVWTALKIQDLVQEKGYRYRQIAILCPDMEQRKSSIRRVMKQHKIPVFMDDKIVLKNHPLMVFLIEGLRAIESGFSFQHMMTYIKTGYAGLEIDEMEEFENICMQLGMKGNKWKKEIANAYVKPYQEDAEIWRKKIMEPLGIVEEKMKQSLTVEMKSKIVFEWMEALNIPDILERQMNQAEARDAFDQKQVYAQLWNELMELMDQMVEMMGTLEVSLDEYIDIFESGIESMEVGTIPSTLDQVFVGTIERSRLSDVKCVFFLSANDGILPAGINEEALLLPVEKQKLEGSGCKIGASQEERELQEMFYIYLAMTKPSDFLFISYSLATEEGAARRPSVIIDRLKGLFPLLSVRDDLFATSENIKKEITRPENTFSSLTAEVRRLLDGEVVDPLWLDAYRWFYGNENWTKEVKRMLEGLDFENQCQPLDSKVSEKLFGNPLYSSVARLEKYRKCPFSHFVQYGLKPEERKEFEIKPVELGNFLHQAMDGFAKAIKDNHQDWCSIDLEECDRLMDPLMEDLLDTFRDGIFQSSYRYQYAGKRVKQLGKTAVKTIVAHIQKGLFEPLYHELSFGKEGTWPALIYYDKENTLVSLEGRIDRIDMFEKNGDYYYRIVDYKTGNKEMKIPEVFHGLQMQLPVYLQAVLDAQRKQMMGNHYPAGLFYYQMDDPMIELNTTKIEEIQKERVKQLKLNGFALQNQEIVGAMDQEMIDKSEVLPVSLKKDGSFSANSMVLELEEFDLLLQHTQQLVVRMAKNILSGDISIHPVEYSGVRVCQYCEFHSVCQFDQNMPDQQVNYMEPINKNEALEKIRKRLGKKVNSDA is encoded by the coding sequence TTGTTTAGAATATGGTATGGAACAGATATAGAAGAAAAAGTACGCATTATGGTGCATGCAATTCAAAAAAAAATGAAGAAAGATCCTTGGAGAAAACAAATCATTCTAGTTCCGGAGCAATACACCTTGGAAATGGAAAAACAATATCTAAAACATTCCCAGGAAAAGGGAATGTTGAGGGTTGAAGTCCTTAGTTTTTCTCGGCTGGCCTATCGGGTTTTTTTAGAGACGGGTGGCCGAAATAGAGTGTTTATTGATGACCGAGGCTTGCATATGTTGGTAAGAAAAGCCCTAAGAGAACAGAAAGAAAATCTAAAAGTGTACCCTCATATGATTGGTCGTAAAGGATTTGTTGAATCTCTTGTCAAAGAAATTAATGAGTGCAAACAGTATGAAGTGACTTCGGAAATGTTAAAGCAACAATCTCAGCTATATAAAGATAAGGAATATATCTCTGGAAAACTTCACGATATTGCTATTATATATGAGCATGTTCAAGAAACATTAGAGGATTACTACCTTCATAAAGAAGATCGGATAGAGCTTTTTCGAAAACAGTTTCAAGATGCCAATCAGATGAAAATGGCTGACTATTGGGTAGAGGGTTTCTATAGTTTTACGCCTAATATGAAGAGTGCGCTCTTAGCTATTGGAAAGGAAGCTTATAGCCTCAACATTCTTACTTATGGTGGTGATGAGCTGACGAATCAATATTCGGTCTTGCATAAACAGATCAATCATATGAAAAACTATTTTTCATCCCAAGGTATCGAGGTGATAAAAGAAGAGGTTTCGTATGGTGAATCTTATGATAAAAAAGCAAAAGAAATAAAACACCTGAAAGAATGTTTTTACAAATTGCCAATAGATGCTTTTAATTCGGAGCCTTCTTCTATTGAATTGTTTTCTGCCAGCAATGATGAAAAAGAATTGGTATGGACAGCTTTGAAAATACAGGATTTAGTTCAGGAAAAAGGATACCGGTATCGTCAGATTGCAATACTGTGTCCGGATATGGAACAAAGAAAAAGTAGCATTCGAAGAGTGATGAAACAGCATAAGATTCCGGTGTTTATGGATGATAAAATAGTCTTAAAAAACCATCCGTTAATGGTGTTCTTAATCGAAGGCTTAAGAGCAATAGAGAGCGGATTTTCATTTCAACATATGATGACGTATATAAAAACAGGTTATGCAGGATTGGAAATAGACGAAATGGAAGAATTTGAAAATATTTGTATGCAACTGGGGATGAAAGGCAACAAATGGAAAAAAGAAATAGCAAACGCCTATGTGAAACCATATCAGGAAGATGCAGAAATATGGCGGAAAAAAATTATGGAACCATTAGGAATAGTAGAGGAGAAAATGAAGCAATCCCTAACGGTAGAAATGAAATCAAAAATTGTCTTTGAATGGATGGAAGCTCTGAATATTCCTGATATCCTTGAAAGGCAAATGAACCAGGCAGAAGCAAGGGATGCATTTGATCAAAAACAGGTATATGCTCAGTTATGGAATGAACTGATGGAGTTAATGGATCAAATGGTAGAAATGATGGGGACTCTGGAAGTTTCTCTAGATGAATACATAGATATTTTTGAATCTGGAATAGAAAGCATGGAAGTTGGCACCATCCCATCAACACTAGACCAAGTATTTGTAGGGACCATCGAGCGGTCGCGACTGTCAGATGTGAAATGTGTTTTTTTTCTCAGTGCTAATGATGGTATTTTACCAGCGGGAATAAACGAAGAAGCATTGCTATTACCAGTCGAAAAACAAAAACTTGAAGGCTCTGGCTGCAAAATCGGAGCCTCGCAAGAAGAGCGGGAATTGCAGGAAATGTTTTATATTTATTTGGCGATGACTAAGCCTTCTGATTTTCTTTTTATCAGCTATTCTTTAGCGACAGAAGAAGGAGCGGCCAGAAGACCGTCGGTTATTATTGACAGGCTCAAAGGCTTGTTTCCGCTTTTAAGCGTAAGAGATGATCTTTTTGCTACATCGGAAAATATTAAAAAAGAAATAACGCGACCGGAAAACACCTTTTCCAGTTTGACGGCAGAAGTTAGAAGGTTATTGGATGGCGAGGTGGTAGATCCGCTATGGTTGGATGCTTATCGATGGTTCTACGGGAATGAAAACTGGACAAAAGAAGTGAAGCGGATGTTGGAAGGGTTGGATTTTGAAAATCAATGCCAACCATTGGATTCAAAAGTTAGTGAAAAACTGTTTGGAAATCCATTATATTCCAGTGTTGCCAGATTGGAAAAATACCGAAAATGCCCCTTCTCGCATTTTGTTCAATATGGATTGAAGCCAGAAGAGCGTAAAGAGTTTGAAATTAAACCTGTAGAGCTTGGCAATTTTTTACATCAGGCCATGGATGGGTTTGCCAAAGCGATTAAAGACAATCATCAAGATTGGTGCTCTATCGATTTGGAAGAATGCGATCGTTTAATGGATCCCTTGATGGAAGATCTTTTAGATACCTTTAGAGATGGGATATTCCAAAGTTCATATCGATATCAGTATGCAGGAAAAAGGGTGAAGCAATTAGGGAAAACAGCTGTCAAAACCATCGTTGCTCATATTCAAAAGGGTCTTTTTGAACCACTATATCATGAACTTTCCTTTGGGAAAGAAGGTACATGGCCTGCTTTGATTTATTATGACAAAGAGAACACCTTAGTATCTTTAGAAGGCAGAATTGATAGGATTGATATGTTCGAAAAAAATGGAGACTATTATTATCGAATTGTCGATTATAAAACTGGTAACAAGGAAATGAAAATTCCAGAAGTGTTTCATGGCCTTCAAATGCAGTTACCGGTTTATTTGCAGGCGGTTCTTGATGCGCAAAGAAAGCAAATGATGGGAAATCATTATCCAGCAGGTCTTTTTTACTACCAAATGGATGATCCGATGATTGAATTAAATACGACGAAAATAGAAGAAATACAAAAGGAGAGGGTTAAACAATTAAAGCTGAATGGTTTTGCTTTACAGAACCAGGAAATTGTTGGTGCGATGGATCAAGAGATGATTGATAAATCGGAGGTATTACCGGTTTCTCTGAAAAAAGATGGTAGCTTTAGTGCTAATTCGATGGTCCTGGAATTAGAAGAATTCGATCTATTGCTCCAGCATACACAGCAATTAGTGGTGCGCATGGCAAAAAATATATTGTCAGGAGATATTTCAATACATCCGGTTGAATATAGTGGAGTTAGGGTTTGTCAATACTGTGAGTTTCATTCTGTTTGTCAATTTGATCAAAACATGCCGGATCAACAGGTGAACTACATGGAGCCGATCAATAAAAATGAAGCATTGGAAAAGATTCGTAAAAGGCTGGGAAAGAAGGTGAATTCTGATGCCTAA
- a CDS encoding DUF1850 domain-containing protein: protein MRRHLKLLLHLLILILMLQWPVFYLQASDYQEGRILYRHPIKLDENIQIMYHHSVEKTPVIEFFKAMPDQRLLLTGQVYESYGAGLPTRAEGLYEVEEGFFKITGINMIFESLLYRTEPETSEINFKLIIKEKEIPFHFFSKERTLVELKIKRAPIWLFWIREWQTENLS from the coding sequence GTGAGAAGACATCTCAAGCTTTTATTGCATCTTCTGATACTTATCCTAATGCTACAGTGGCCCGTTTTTTACTTGCAAGCTTCTGATTATCAGGAAGGAAGGATTCTCTACAGACATCCAATAAAGCTGGATGAGAATATACAGATAATGTATCATCACTCTGTTGAAAAAACTCCGGTGATAGAGTTTTTTAAGGCAATGCCGGATCAAAGGTTGCTATTAACAGGACAAGTTTATGAATCTTATGGGGCTGGCTTGCCTACCCGAGCAGAAGGACTTTATGAAGTGGAAGAAGGTTTTTTTAAGATTACTGGGATAAACATGATTTTTGAATCATTACTATATCGCACGGAACCGGAAACATCGGAAATCAACTTTAAGCTAATCATTAAAGAAAAAGAAATTCCGTTCCATTTTTTTTCTAAAGAAAGAACGCTTGTAGAATTGAAAATCAAACGCGCTCCTATATGGCTATTCTGGATTCGAGAATGGCAAACCGAAAACCTCTCGTAA